Genomic segment of Saprospira sp. CCB-QB6:
AGATTTGTTGGCTGGGGAGTTCGTATTCGGCCATCAGTTTATCGGCGATACTAAGGGCTCTGGCACGGCCTAGATTTCCGTAGCGTTTGGCTTGTTCGGGCAGGGTTTCTTCCTTCTTATAGCGGCCAATAATTTTGAGTTTGGCTTGGGGCTGGCTTTTGAGTAGCAGAGCCATTTCTTCGAGCAGGGCCAATTGTTTGGGGAGGTAGAGCGGGGCGGTACTGCCATAATCAAACTCAAATTCGGGATAATTTTCCCAGAGGGGAATGCCTTCAGCGCTTATCGTTAGGTCGTTGGGAATATGGGCCAGTTGGCTGCTATCGATAGGGGGCGGGGGCGGGCCACATTGGTCGAGAATCACGCAATAATAATATTTCTGGGCCATAGAGAGCCAGATACTAAAGACGAGTAGGGCAAGAAGGAGAATGAGTATATTTTTTCGGCTCATAGAATCGTAAAAGAAAAAAGGCTGTTAGCGCAACTAACAGCCTTTTGGGTATGAATTTAATCTTTAAAAGGAGGTGGATCGAGAGGAATATCTTTATCGATATCGTTTAATCCTTCTGGATTATCCAAATCCTTAAACTCCTCATCATTATCTAAATCTAGAGGCGGGAGTTCCTCGCCAAAGTTTTCGGGATATTCTGGAATTTCGGGTAGTTCTTCGGGGATAGCAGGAAACTCATCTCTAGTTTCCTCCGTCGCCACGGGAACGGGAATATCGCCAGGCATCACATCTAAATCTGCGGGCATATCTTCGGGATTGAAGCTATACTCTTCATTAGTTGTGGTCGTATTTACGAATTCATTTTCTGTGGTCGTAAAGCTAGTGGGAATTGTTGCGCCAGTAGCCGATTGCACATTAGCCAATTCGTCATTGATCATGGCTTGTAGTTGGCTATTAACCTGCTGGGCATCGCCAGTTTTTTCTAGTTTGCGTTGTAGCTCGAGCAAGCGGAGAGCGGCTTCAAAGCGTTGGCTAGCTTGGTTGACCGAGTTTTCTCTTTTGACATTGGCCAAACGTTCTTCCATTTGCAATTTGGCGGCTTCTTCGCGGGCGCGGACCATATCGCGGGCAGAGCCGCTAATAAAGGTTTCCAAACTCTCAATCAAAGAAGTAAGGATTTTGTGGACCACTCTAGCCGAGAAACCTCCCAAAAAGGCCAAAATAGGCTTATAGGTAATAAAGCCGCCTAGGCTTTGGGCGGGATTAGCCACCTCTGAGGCATCGCCACCATAAACAGCGGGATCAATAAAGATAAATTGGGCCAAAATTACCCCAGAAACGATACCTAGAATAAAGCGAATCCAATACATCGATTCGTACTTGGTATCAAAAGAGGCATTAGAGATATACTTATAAGCCTCAAAAAGGGCGTAGAAAGAAGCTCCAGCAGCAGCAATGGCCAAAATGAAGACTTGGTTGAGCATAAACTTCATGGGATCCTGATAATCTAGGATATTCCCATTGACAGAGCGAGCGTCAACCTCTTCAAACATGAATAACCCCAAAAAAGTCAGCAGCGAAATAATCGCAATAAAAGTCATGCGCTGAATAAGGGGAATGGGGCCCAAAAAGCGGAAAGCGCTCTTCTTTTGCTCTTCCAGTAAAACAATAGAGCTAGGTTGAGCGGGATAGACCGCAGCGGTCAAATCCTCATGCACCATACTCAATTGGTTAATCATATCCTCTTGAGAGGGAATGTGTACCTCCTCGGCCTGAACCGAGCGATGGGCCATCCCGCCTAGGGTTTGGCGGCGGCTATACTCCAAAAATGGGTGGGTTCCATTGGCATTTCGGCTGCCATCTGAAACGGTCCCATTTTCTACATAATCTTGGTAGAGCTTAAATTTCTTGAGACTGGCCAATAGACCAGGGGGAAGCTTCTTACCTTCTGCCAAAGCGTGATCAATCATCGCTTCGCATTCGAGCAAGGTCTTATCTACGGAATTTTGATGCTTTTTTTTGCCCATGACTGGCTTATATTTTCGTTTTTTGGTGCAGGGATAGGGCCATTTGGGCCCAATAAGAACCCAAAGACAAAGGAAGATAGTCGAAAATGACTTAAATTTTGAAAAAGGCCTGAAAAAAAATTCCTTATCCCCCTATTTATCGTATTTTTGCCGCAGCTAAGATATGATTCTCAGCAATCTTGATTAGTAAACCATTTAAAATTTTAAACAATGGCAACTTACCTCTCTAAAGAGACCAAAAACGAAATTTTTGAAACTTACGCAGGCAGCGCCAGCAACACAGGTTCTGTAGAAGGCCAGGTAGCATTGCTATCTTTCCGCATCAAAAACTTGTCTGAGCACCTCAAAATCAACCACAAAGATCACGCAACTCGTCGTTCTTTGCTCAAAATGGTTGGTCACCGTAAGTCTTTGCTCAAATACTTGGCAAAGAAAGATATTCTCAAATATCGTGAGTTGATCGCTAAACTAGGTATCCGCGATACTTTGGGCCGCAATCAATAAGAAACCATTGGGGCTTCTGCTATTTTTAGTAGAGGCCCTTTTGTTTTTTAGGGGCCTCCCGCAGCAAGCTGCGGGCGCTACGCTTCAGGGCTCGCAGGTCTGCTCGGCCCTTCGTCGCTTCGCTCCTTGGTCTGCGGCTTTGCCGCCCCCTTTCGCATCGCTAGGCCAGGCGCTTCGCGCCTTCTACACGCAAATAAATAAAACAGAAAGCCCGCAAGCCTTTCTGTTTTAGCCACACTTCTTGTCCGCAATACAACAAATTGCATTTTTAGCAGCAGGCTAAGGAGGTCTGCTGTCAGACGTTATCTTAAACAATTATTAGAAATGGGTAAACAAATCCCTTTGAGCACCTCTGCAGTTATTGCAGGCAAGGAGTTCACACTAGAAACTGGCAAACTTGCCGCCCTTACCGATGGTTCAGTTGTACTGCGCTACGGTGACACTATGCTTTTGGCTACAGCCGTAGCCGCCGAAGAAGCAAAGCCCGATCAGAGCTTTTTTCCTCTTTCAGTAGATTATCGTGAGAAATTTGCTTCTGCTGGTCGTATTCCTGGCAACTTCTTCCGTAGAGAGGGCCGCCCTTCAGAATATGAAATCCTTACTTCTCGTTTGGTAGACCGTGCTATCCGCCCGCTCTTCCCCGATAACTTCCTTAACGAGACGCAAGTATTTATCTTCCTTATCTCTGCCGATGGAGAAACCCTACCCGACGCTTTTGCCGCCTTTGCTGCTTCTGCTGCTCTTATGGTTTCTGATATTCCCTTTGCTGGACCTATCTCAGAGGTGCGCGTAGCTCGCATCAATGGCGAATTCATGATTAACCCTTCTCGCACAGAGCTAGAAACTGCCGATATGGAGTTTGTGATTGCGGGTAGCATGGACAATATCGTGATGGTAGAAGGGGAAGCCGATGAATGCCAAGAAGAGGACCTCATCGAAGCCATTAAAGTGGCTCACGAAGCCATCAAAGAGCAATGCCAAATGCAGCTCGAGCTTCGCCAATTAAAAGGCGTAACAGAAAACCGCCCCGTAGTAGAAAAAGAAGAGAACGAAGCACTCAAAGCCGCTGTAGATAGCGCTTGCCGTGAAAAACTCATGGATATTGCCAGTACTCCTTCTGATAAAAAAGCACGCAAAGATGCTTTCAAAGTACTAAAAGACGAGACCAAAGCCACCCTCACTGAGCAGTTTGGCGAAGAGGCTTGGGGCGAAATGTCTCATCTCTTCAGTGGCTATTTCGATGCCCTCAAGAAAGAGTGCGCCCGTGAGGTAGTTTTGAGCAAGCAACAGCGTTTGGATGGTCGTACCCCCACAGAGGTGCGTAACATCTGGTGTGAAGTAGATTATCTACCTGCTCCTCATGGTTCTGCGCTTTTCACTCGTGGAGAAACTCAATCATTGACCACTGTGACTTTGGGTTCTAAAATGGATGAGGCATTGATTGACAATGCACTTTCATTGCATAATGACAACTTCTTGTTGCACTATAACTTTCCTCCTTTCTCTGTAAACGAGGTGGGACGTCCAAGAGGAACTAGCCGCCGCGAAGTGGGGCATGGTAACTTGGCTCGCCGCTCTTTGGCCCGTGTAATGCCACAAGACTATCCTTATACTGTACGTATTGTATCAGATATTCTAGAGTCTAACGGTTCTTCTTCTATGGCGACCGTTTGTGCAGGTTCTTTGGGCCTTATGGATGCTGGTGTACCTATCCGCAAGCCCGTTTCTGGTATTGCTATGGGATTGATTACCGATGGTAAAGGCCGTTCTGTTGTTCTTACCGATATCCTTGGTGATGAGGACCATTTAGGAGATATGGACTTTAAAGTAACGGGTACACAAGATGGTATCTGTGCGGTACAAATGGATATCAAAATTGACGGTTTGGATTATGAGTTGCTCCGCACGGCTTTGCTACAAGCTCGTGAGGGAAGACTACACATCTTGGGCGTCATGAATGAGACGATGTCTGAAGCTCGTGAAGATCTCAAACCTCAAACGCCTCGTATGGAATTGATCATCATCGATGCCGATTATATTGGTGCCGTGATTGGTTCTGGTGGTAAGGTGATCCAAGGACTACAAAAAGAGACCAACACTGTAGTGACTGTGAATGAAGAAGATGGTAAAGGTTATGTACACATTTCTGGTGATAAGCCCAATGTAGACAAAGCTGCTGCCTTCATTAACGGAATTACTACCGAGCCTGAAGTAGGAGAAATCTATGATGCAAAAATCGTTAAGTTGATGCCTTATGGTGCCTTTATCGAGTTTTTGCCTGGTCGTGAGGGCCTCCTTCACGTTTCAGAATTGGCTTGGGAGCGCATTGAGAATGTAGAAGAGGTATTGACAGAAGGGGAAGAGATCCAAGTGAAATTGTTGGAAATCGATCCTCGTACTGGAAAATTCCGTTTGTCTCGCAAGGTATTGCTCGAAAAGCCTGAGGGGTATGTAGAGCGTCCTCCTCGCGAAAACAGAGATCGCAATGATGATCGTCGTGGCGGAGGCCGTGGAGGTGATCGTGGCGGACGTGGTGGAGACCGCGGTGGCCGAAATAATCGCCGCTAGGTTGTAGATAGCCGATAAAGTTAGCGCCCTGTTTCTATAGAAACAGGGCGCTTTTTTATGGGGCATTGTATAAAAGCAAAGAAGCTGGTCCAGAATGGCCGAAGGCCAAACGGCCTAGCGATGCGAAAGGGGGCGGCGCAGCCGCAGACCAAGGAGCGAAGCGACGAAGGGCCGAGCAGACCTGCGAGCCCTGAAGCGTAGCGCCTGCCGCAGGCAGGAGGCCCCAAAATACCTTATTTATCTTGATCTCTAAGTTCTTTGACCAAGAAAAGGGCATAGGCAAATTGGATATTTTTAGCCATCTTTTTGCTGATGACTTGGCTTTGCCATTCTTGGGTATTGGGCTGCAGGGCTAGGCGTTCATTTTGTTCATTGATAAGGAAAACGGGCATTTTAAAATCTTGGCGGCAATTGGTCCAGCGGTAGCGGATAAAGCGTTTTCGGCCTTTTTTGTAGACCTCATATTCGAGTTGGGGGATTTGGCTTTCCTCTAGATATTGTTTGAAAAAATAGCCATAATCTTGGCCGGTGAGTTCTTGGACAAACTGAATATAATCTTGGGTATTGACCGAATTGATTTTGTACTTCTGGTAAAAGCCTTTGAGGCCGGCCCACCAAAGGCTATCGTTTTGGAAGCATTGGCGGAGGCTGTGGAGCATGTGAGCGCCTTTATAATAAATGTCGGAATCATTATTTAGGAAATTGACATTTAGGGGGCCGAGCATGGGTTGTTTGTTATCGATATAATTGTATTGGAACTTTAGGTAGCGTTCGGCGGCTTCGGGCCCATATTTCTCCTCCATAAAAACGGCTTCCATATAAGTACAAAAGCTTTCGTGCAGCCACATTTCGCCATGATCTCGGCAGCTGACGCTATTGCCCCACCATTCGTGTCCAGTTTCGTGAAGGATAATAAAATCCTCGGGCATGCCTTCGGGATGACGGCCGAAGTAGCCCGCTTTAAACTGATTGCCATAAGCGATAGCCGATTGATGTTCCATACCCAAATAGGGCGTTTCGACCAGGGCATAGCCATCGTTCCAGAACGGATATTTGCCCAAATACTTTTCAAAAGTACGGAGGACCTCATGGGCCTGTTTGAATTGGGTTTTGGCTTGCTCCAGATGCTCAGGTAAAACATAATAATCCATAGCGAGTTGGCTGCTGTCGGTGGGGGAGATATAGCGATCCTCGAAATGGGTGTAATTACCCACATTGAGCGTAACATTATAATTATTGATGGGGTAAGTGACTACCCAAGTATAATTGGCTACATATTGATTTTTGAAGACCGAGCGGAGTTGTCCGTTAGAGACCGACATAAGATTGGGGGGGACGATAGTACGAATCCGCATACTATCGGGTTCATCGGAGAGGTGGTCTTTATTCGGCCACCAAAGGCTAGCGCCAATGCCCTCGCAAGAGACAGTTAGCCAGGGATTGCCCGCTTCATCTTTTCGCCAGATAAAACCACCATCCCAAGGGGGATTCTGGGCTTGAATCGGGCTGCCATGATAGTAAATGGTAATGGCATCTGTACTGCCTTCGGCTTGCATACTTCCAAAATCGACAAAAAAAGCATTGCCTTTACGATGGAAATCCAGTTTTTGACTCCCATGTAAAATGCTGTCAATCTTCATATTTTCAAAAAGATCGAGTTGAATCATATTGAAGCCTTGTAGCACCTTGTAGTGAATACTGTTCATCCCTTGGATGGACTTATTATCAAAATCAATTTTGAGGTAAAGATCATAGAATTTGACATCATAACAAGAGCGTAGAGGACTTAATCCCCCCCGCAGACTATCGGCTGAAGAAAATTGCCCTTTTGCATAAAAAGCTGTCACAAATAAAAGAAGTAGCGGGAGTATGTTTTTCATACCTTTTGGAAATTGGCGGTTTTTACAGAATTTTCATAAAGAATAGCGTCATTTTTGCCATTTAAAAGCGGGTAAAATTTACGCCAGAATATTGATGTTCAGTTGTATATAGCGTTTTCTATGTCTAAGTTTCTGTTAAAAAATAAACGAACTCTCTAAGAAAAGACTAAATTTGCTGTTCTAGTTTAAGTAATCTTAATAAGCTTTGGGCAAAGATAAGCCCTTTGAAGATTACCCTATTATTTACCAAGTTCAGCATTTCCTCCCACTTATTGTGTGGCTTGAACTTAAAAATAAGCAAGCTTATGAATTGGACAAATACATTGTCTTTAATCGGGGCGTTTTGCCTCTTTTTTATGCCCCTAATGGGCCAGAAAACAGTAGAATTTCGCATCTCGCAAGTTTATTCCAATGTAGATGATATGGATGGCTGGGGTGCCGGCGACTCTGACCCACAATGGGATTTTGAAATTACTGATGCCTTTGGAACTAGCGATGATGATAGCCGAGAGTTTGGCGGAACAAACTGCCCCGGCTGGCGAACCATCAATAATACGTTCTTTTCTCAAGCTTATGATTGTGAAATTCCCTCTTTTACCTTCATTTGGCGAGGCTTTGAAGACGATGGAGCTGGCTCTGATGCCAATACGGGCTATAGAACAATTAACATTCCCGCTGCTAGCCTAAATCTGAATCAAACTACTTTTACTACCCTTAATACCTATACCGCCACGGCTAGTGGGGACCCTTGTGGCAGTGGAAGTACAGTGACATGGCGCATTACGCTCCAATACCGAATTACTGGAGGCAGTCTTTGCCATGATGAATGTAGCGATCCTTATGTGTTGCCTACGGCTCCCGAATATGAATGCGCAGCAACACAATCTACAATGTCTTTAAATGTTCCTATCCGTGCCCGAGAACCCGCTGATGCTTCTCAAAATAGCTATAGCACAGCAGGTATCTCTTGCGATATTGATGGTAGCTCTCCCGAAGATGTTTGGGTGCGCACGACTATTCCCGATTCTTCTGGAGGTGTAGTCATTCAATTCGAAAATAATGGCGGCTGTTCGGGCTTTGCTTGCTTTACCAATATTACTTATGCCTGGTACACTAGCTCTAACGGAAGCTGCTCTGGCCTAGAATACCGCGGCTGCGATGCTGTTTCTTGCTTCTTTGGCTGTAATGATGGCGAAATCCGAGTAGATGGCCGAGCCAATGAAGATGTCTGGGTCCGCATCTGGGAAGAAGATGACCAAGGTTTCGATATCACAATCAATCAAATTCGCCCTATCGCTCCCGCAGATCGCTGCTACACCGCCATGCCTTTATCGTCTCTGGGCTGTAATTATCAAGCTACTTCTGAGAGCTCTGGTGCCTATGCCGAACCCGATATTAGCTCTTGGACCGCAGGAGCTCACCCCGGCGGCCTTTGCCAAGATGGCGATAGCGACCCTCTCACTAATACGGTTTGGTCTTCTAATGAAAATATGGTCTGGTATACCTTCGACCATAGCGGTGGCCCCTTCAATATTGCCGTAGATAATATGCTCTGTACCGGTGGCGCCGCCGCCGCTCAACTTGGCGTTTTCTCCAATTCGGGTACCGCCGCCTCGCCTAGCTGTGACCTCGCTAGCGAAACAGGCTACGGCTGCTCGGTAGGTGTTGGCGCCGTTCAATTGAGTATCGCCTCTTTGCCTCCCGGCAATTTCGTTTTGGTGGTAGATGGCAATGCCGGCGCCCAATGCGATTGGGTCTTCCGCGAAACTATCAATGGGCCCCTACTTCCTATCCGCCTCAAAGAGTTTGATGCCCAATATCAAGAGGCAAATAATAGCGCCGAACTGGCCTGGGAACTAGAGTTCGAAGAGAATCAAGAGGGCTTCCTCATCCAACGCTCTTTCAATGCCATTGACTTTGAAGATCTTGATTTTGTGCCCGCCTACGGCCAAGAGGATGCCGCTAGTCAATACGAGTATGTAGACCAAGACCTTCCCAATGCACAGGTACTTTATTACCGCCTCCGCCAAGAAATGACCGACGGCAGCTACCGCCATACGAACATCAAATCGATTACGCCGATCCAAGAATCTGGCGTCTCTTTAGTCCAAGAACTCTACCCCAACCCGACTAGAGATGCAATCAATATTCCCTTTCATACCATAAATTCCGACGAAATTACAATCCAAATTTATGATATGAATGGCCGCCTACTCAAAGAGGTGATGCAAAGCCAACAGTTTGATGCTGGCTACCATCTCGAACAAGTAGATATTTCCGATCTCGCCAATGGCATTTATGTGCTGCGCTTCTCCGCCGGCCAAAATACCGCCATGAAACGTTTTGTGGTCCAAAAATAAAAGATAACAATAATGGAAAAGCCCTAACTGCTAAGCTGCAATTAGGGCTTTTTCTTTTGATTTTGGGGCCTCCCGCCTGCGGCGGGCGCTACGCTTCAGGGCTCGCAGGTCTGCTCGGCCCTGCGGCCTGACGGCCTTGGTCTGCGGCTGCGCCGCCCCCTTTCGCATCGCTAGGCCGTTTGGCCTTCCTGCGCTTTGGCTGTGTCCGCCTACTCTTTCCAATCTACCGATTGGGGGAGCTCGGGCGGACTTGGATTTTGCTTGGGCAAGTAAATACGCAAAACCCCAGCTTCATAACTAGCCGATAGCTGACTCGGAACAATATCCTGCATCGGCAAGGCAAATACCCGCTCAAATTGATCGTAGGCAAATTCTCGATGCAAAAACTGCACTTCCCGAGAACCTAAGGCCCGTTGGGCCGACTGCCGCGCTGCTACCCGCAAAGCTCCCGATTTCCACTCAATGACAAAGTCTTCTTGAGCAAAACCCGGAGCCGCCAATTCTAAAATATACTGATCCGATTGGACCAAGAAGTTGACCGCAGGCACCGCCTGCGCCTGCTTGGCCTGAAAAACAGACCACTCAAATAATTTACGAGTATATGGATCATCAAAGTACATGGGGAAGGCCGGCTGCTTACCCCCTAAAGGTGATGGTAGTTGCATAGTATTTTACTTTTGTCTGCCCCTCGCTGGACCAAAAAAATACCAAGCCTAAAAAGCTGACGATCTGTCGGTTTATGATTAAATTTATATGTCTTTTTGACAGCTTTCTTTTTGCTATTTAAACAGATAGTAGGCTGTTTAACGTATTTTAGAGCATTCTTTCCGCCAAAACAATGCTTATGAATCAAACGATCAAAACAACCTTAGTCCTACTTTGCTTAGGCTACTGGAGCAGCAGCCTCTACGCCCAAAATTGGGTCGACTTACTAGAAAATCCCGAAATTAACTTTAATCAGGTCCAACAAGCCTTTGAAAATGAATGGGGCAACCGCCCCTACGAAAGAGGAAAGGGCTGGAAACAATACAAACGTTGGGAGTTCTTTATGGAGGACCGCTCTTATCCACACGGTAAACGCCCCCGCCCCAATAAGGCCTGGGAGGAACATCTCGCCTTTAAAAATAAATATCGCCAAAGCCAAAACTGGGGCAGCCGCTCCGCCAACTGGCAAGCCTTAGGCCCTAATAACTGGACCAACCAAACGGGCTGGAACCCCGGCAATGGCCGTATCAATTGCACCGCCACCGATCCAAATAATGCGAATGTCCTTTACGCAGGGGCCCCTTCTGGTGGTCTCTGGAAAAGCACAAATGGCGGCCAAACTTGGAGCTGTCTAACCGACCATCTACCCGTACTGGGTGTTTCCGCTATCCTTATAGATCCCAATAACACTAACCATATCTATATCGGTACAGGCGATGGCGATGGTTCAGACACTTATAGCATCGGTGTACTCGAATCTGTAGATGGTGGCCTCAACTGGTCCACTACAGGCCTGAGCTTTACAGGCCGCAATCGCCTCATCCGCAGAATGATTATGCACCCCACAAATAATCAGATTATTTTTGCCGCAACAAATAATGGTATCTACCGCACAACAGATGCTGGGACCAACTGGAGCAGAACCCAAACAGGCAGCATGCGAGATGTAGAGTTTAAACCCGGAGACCCTAACACCGTTTATGCCTGCACCGATGAGTTTTATAAGTCTACAGATGGCGGCCAAACGTTTAATAAAATTACAGTGGGCCTGCCCGCCGCCGCCGATGTAAATAGAGCGTCTATTGCCGTTTCTCCCGCCAATCCCAATTATATTTATATCCTTTTTGGAGCTAGCAGCGATGCCGGCTATTACGGGATCTATCGCTCAACAAATAGTGGCCAAAGTTTTAGCCTACAGTCTAATTCGCCAAATATTTTCACCTACGAAACCGATGGCAGCGGAACTGGTGGCCAAAGCTGGTACGATATGGCCCTAGCCGTTTCTCCTAGCGATGCGAATGAGGTCTACGCCGGCGGAATCAATGTCTGGAAGTCTAATGATGGCGGA
This window contains:
- a CDS encoding T9SS type A sorting domain-containing protein; this translates as MNWTNTLSLIGAFCLFFMPLMGQKTVEFRISQVYSNVDDMDGWGAGDSDPQWDFEITDAFGTSDDDSREFGGTNCPGWRTINNTFFSQAYDCEIPSFTFIWRGFEDDGAGSDANTGYRTINIPAASLNLNQTTFTTLNTYTATASGDPCGSGSTVTWRITLQYRITGGSLCHDECSDPYVLPTAPEYECAATQSTMSLNVPIRAREPADASQNSYSTAGISCDIDGSSPEDVWVRTTIPDSSGGVVIQFENNGGCSGFACFTNITYAWYTSSNGSCSGLEYRGCDAVSCFFGCNDGEIRVDGRANEDVWVRIWEEDDQGFDITINQIRPIAPADRCYTAMPLSSLGCNYQATSESSGAYAEPDISSWTAGAHPGGLCQDGDSDPLTNTVWSSNENMVWYTFDHSGGPFNIAVDNMLCTGGAAAAQLGVFSNSGTAASPSCDLASETGYGCSVGVGAVQLSIASLPPGNFVLVVDGNAGAQCDWVFRETINGPLLPIRLKEFDAQYQEANNSAELAWELEFEENQEGFLIQRSFNAIDFEDLDFVPAYGQEDAASQYEYVDQDLPNAQVLYYRLRQEMTDGSYRHTNIKSITPIQESGVSLVQELYPNPTRDAINIPFHTINSDEITIQIYDMNGRLLKEVMQSQQFDAGYHLEQVDISDLANGIYVLRFSAGQNTAMKRFVVQK
- the rpsO gene encoding 30S ribosomal protein S15 yields the protein MATYLSKETKNEIFETYAGSASNTGSVEGQVALLSFRIKNLSEHLKINHKDHATRRSLLKMVGHRKSLLKYLAKKDILKYRELIAKLGIRDTLGRNQ
- a CDS encoding Hsp20/alpha crystallin family protein, yielding MQLPSPLGGKQPAFPMYFDDPYTRKLFEWSVFQAKQAQAVPAVNFLVQSDQYILELAAPGFAQEDFVIEWKSGALRVAARQSAQRALGSREVQFLHREFAYDQFERVFALPMQDIVPSQLSASYEAGVLRIYLPKQNPSPPELPQSVDWKE
- the pnp gene encoding polyribonucleotide nucleotidyltransferase — its product is MGKQIPLSTSAVIAGKEFTLETGKLAALTDGSVVLRYGDTMLLATAVAAEEAKPDQSFFPLSVDYREKFASAGRIPGNFFRREGRPSEYEILTSRLVDRAIRPLFPDNFLNETQVFIFLISADGETLPDAFAAFAASAALMVSDIPFAGPISEVRVARINGEFMINPSRTELETADMEFVIAGSMDNIVMVEGEADECQEEDLIEAIKVAHEAIKEQCQMQLELRQLKGVTENRPVVEKEENEALKAAVDSACREKLMDIASTPSDKKARKDAFKVLKDETKATLTEQFGEEAWGEMSHLFSGYFDALKKECAREVVLSKQQRLDGRTPTEVRNIWCEVDYLPAPHGSALFTRGETQSLTTVTLGSKMDEALIDNALSLHNDNFLLHYNFPPFSVNEVGRPRGTSRREVGHGNLARRSLARVMPQDYPYTVRIVSDILESNGSSSMATVCAGSLGLMDAGVPIRKPVSGIAMGLITDGKGRSVVLTDILGDEDHLGDMDFKVTGTQDGICAVQMDIKIDGLDYELLRTALLQAREGRLHILGVMNETMSEAREDLKPQTPRMELIIIDADYIGAVIGSGGKVIQGLQKETNTVVTVNEEDGKGYVHISGDKPNVDKAAAFINGITTEPEVGEIYDAKIVKLMPYGAFIEFLPGREGLLHVSELAWERIENVEEVLTEGEEIQVKLLEIDPRTGKFRLSRKVLLEKPEGYVERPPRENRDRNDDRRGGGRGGDRGGRGGDRGGRNNRR
- a CDS encoding M1 family metallopeptidase, whose amino-acid sequence is MKNILPLLLLFVTAFYAKGQFSSADSLRGGLSPLRSCYDVKFYDLYLKIDFDNKSIQGMNSIHYKVLQGFNMIQLDLFENMKIDSILHGSQKLDFHRKGNAFFVDFGSMQAEGSTDAITIYYHGSPIQAQNPPWDGGFIWRKDEAGNPWLTVSCEGIGASLWWPNKDHLSDEPDSMRIRTIVPPNLMSVSNGQLRSVFKNQYVANYTWVVTYPINNYNVTLNVGNYTHFEDRYISPTDSSQLAMDYYVLPEHLEQAKTQFKQAHEVLRTFEKYLGKYPFWNDGYALVETPYLGMEHQSAIAYGNQFKAGYFGRHPEGMPEDFIILHETGHEWWGNSVSCRDHGEMWLHESFCTYMEAVFMEEKYGPEAAERYLKFQYNYIDNKQPMLGPLNVNFLNNDSDIYYKGAHMLHSLRQCFQNDSLWWAGLKGFYQKYKINSVNTQDYIQFVQELTGQDYGYFFKQYLEESQIPQLEYEVYKKGRKRFIRYRWTNCRQDFKMPVFLINEQNERLALQPNTQEWQSQVISKKMAKNIQFAYALFLVKELRDQDK